In Haloarcula limicola, the genomic stretch ACGTTCACCGTCGACGGCCACCGCGTCGTCGCCCGCGAGGCGGTCAGCATCGACGGCCGGGAATTCGACCGCGACGAGTGAGAACCGCTGACAGGATTTGCCGGCAGAGAAATTCACTCGGGCCGGATTCCGGCGAGACGCGCACGCGGTAGTAACTACTATTTGTCCCCGGACTAACCCCCGAGTGTATGAGTCAGTCTTACAATCGCGGCACCGTCGAGGATTTCGGACGGTGGCGGGAGTTCTCGGCCGGGATGTGGGCCTGGATATTCCACAAGTTCACCGGCTGGGTGCTCGTGGGGTATCTGTTCACCCACATCGCCGTCCTCAGTACGTCCCTCGGTGGTGCGGACCTCTATACGGGTACCCTGCAGGGGTTAGAGGCCCTGCTCGTCGTTCGCTTCCTCGAAGTCGGACTGCTCGCCGTCGCCGTCTTCCACATCCTCAACGGGATACGACTGCTGATGGTGGACCTCGGCGTCGGCCTCGAATCACAGGACGTGAGCTTCTACGCGTCGCTGGTGCTGACCGGCGCGATCGTCGTCGCCAGCATCCCGACGTTCCTCGGGGGGCCACTAGCCTGA encodes the following:
- the sdhC gene encoding succinate dehydrogenase, cytochrome b556 subunit; protein product: MSQSYNRGTVEDFGRWREFSAGMWAWIFHKFTGWVLVGYLFTHIAVLSTSLGGADLYTGTLQGLEALLVVRFLEVGLLAVAVFHILNGIRLLMVDLGVGLESQDVSFYASLVLTGAIVVASIPTFLGGPLA